GAGCGCCTCGGTGCTCTCCGAGTGGTGCTCCAGAGCCTTGACCCCCGCCCCATAGGGCATGCGCAGGACCAGGGGAATGGTCATCCTGCCCCGGGTCCGATTGCGCATGCGGGCGGCATGGTTGATCATCTGATTGAGCGCGAGATAGGAGAAGCCCATGAACTGCATCTCCGCTATTGGTCGCAGACCGTTCATGGCCATGCCGATGGCGACGCCGGAGATGCCCGCTTCCGCCAAGGGTGTGTCGATGACCCTGTCCGCTCCGAACCTATCCAAAAGGCCTTCCGTCAATCGGAAAACTCCGCCGTCCACACCCACATCCTCGCCCAGGATGACCACCGAAGGGTCGCGCTCCATCTCCATACGCAGGGCGGTATTGATGGCCTGCACCATGTTCATCATCATCGACGCTCGCCTCCTGGACCCATCTGCCATTTGAGATAGGGAGGCATCTCGGCGTAGGTATGCTCAAAGACGTCCTTCCTGCTCGGTGCGGGAACAGCTTCCGCGGCGGCGACCGCTTCCTCGATCACCTTGGACATCTCTTTCTCTATCTCCCCCTCGTCGCTCAGGACACCTTCCGCTTTCAGATACTTCGCGAAGCGAGAGAGCGGGTCCTTCCGTTGCCAAGTATCCACCTCTTCTTTCGTACGATACTTCCTCCAATCATCGGAAGTGGTGTGGTCGCTCATGCGGTATGTGTAAGATTCGATGAGCGTCGGTCCTTTACCTTTCCGGGCACGGTCCACCGCCTCCTTGGCCGCCGCGTACATGGCCAAGATGTCGTTCCCGTCGACCAATATGCCCGGGAATCCATAGGCGACCGCTTTTTGCGCCAAGGTTGGTGAGGCGCTCTGCCGCTCCCTGCGGGTGGAAATGGCGAACTGGTTGTTCTGACAGACGAAGACGTTGGGGGTCTTGAATACCCCGGCAAAATTGAGGCCCTCGTGAAACTCCCCTTCCGATGTCGCTCCATCCCCGAAGTAGGCCAAAGTGACGATCTTTTCCTTCCTCAGCTTACTTGCATAGGCGATGCCCACAGCGTGGGGTATCTGGGAGGCCACCGGCACCACCGAAGGCGTTACGTTCGACCCTTCTGGATAGACATTTCCCAGCTCGTTGCCCATCCAGTACAGGTACAGCGTGCTCAACGGTATCCCCTTCCACAGCAGGCCGCCCATCTCTCGAAAGGCCCATAAAAGCCAGTCACCTTCCTTCAGGGCCATGGCCGGACCTATCTGGCTGGCCTCCTGTCCTCTGCTGGGCGGGTAGGCGCCCAATTTCCCCTGACGCTGCAACTTCACCGCCTTGTCGTCAGCCATGCGCGTAAGGACCATGGTGCGGTAGGCCTTGATGAGCACCTCCTTGGACAATTTGGGCATCAGGGAGCGGTCCACGGCCCCTTCTTCATCCATCACGCGCAGCATCTCTCCTTTCAAGGGATCGAACTCGTCCGTTAACATCTTCCAGCACCAGCCTCTCTCATGAGATCCAAAGCTTTGTACGACGATCTGACGAGCGGTCCGGCCATGACCCCTTTGAAACCGAGGGAACGAGCCATCGCCCTCAGTTCGTCGAACTCGGATGGATGCACATAACGATCCAAGGGCAATGACGATCCCAGTGGTGGAAGGTACTGTCCGAGGGTGAGCAGGTCCACCTTTGCTGATAGAAGGTCCAGCATGGCCTGTCTGATCTCCTCCCTCTGTTCACCTAACCCAAGCATGAGCGAGCTCTTGGTCAACGAACTTGGATCGAACCATTTGGCCATTTGGAGAACGTCCAGGGAACGTTCGTAAGAGGCTTTTGGGTCCCTTACCCATTGCAATGAACGCACCGTTTCCAGATTGTGCCCCAGAACATCAGGCGAAGAACTGACCACTTTCTCCAAGCCCTCCTTATCACCTTGAAGGTCAGGGATGAGCACCTCCACGCTAGTATCGGGGACCATCCACCGTATGTTTCTCACAACCGCGGCGAAAATGCCAGCTCCTCCGTCCTCCAGATCGTCCCTGGTGACCGAGGTTATCACCACATGCTTCAGTCCCAGGGAACGCACCGCTTCGGCCAGTCTTTCCGGTTCCCCTTCATCGACCCCTCCTTCCGGACGGCCGCTGGGAATGGCGCAGAAGCGGCAGTTCCGGGTGCACCTTTCCCCCAGTATCATGAACGTGGCGTGACCGCTGCCCCAGCACTCCCCCAGGTTCGGACAGCGGGAAGAGTCGCATACCGTCCTCAACCCTGATGATAGCATACGCCTCACTTCTGATGAATTGGATGTAGATAGGCCCTTTATCCGAAGCCAGGGCGGTTTACCATCAAGGTCCAGTGAGGGCATGCACTGAAATATATGTCCCCTCAGGGTTCATATTCCTTTCTCAACCCCATAATTTCTGGCGCATCGCATCATGATCTCCACGTTCTCCAGTGGCATGCCCCGATGCAACGAGCAGGAGCACATGAACACATATCCTGTCCAAGGTTGGAAAAGATGGAGGTACGCCTCCGTCTCATCGATGATCTTCTCCTCGGGACCAAGCAGAAGCGTGGAGAACGCGTCTATTCCCCCCATGAGGGCGATCCTGCCTCCCATGAGATCCAATAATTTCCGAGGATCGTTCCGTTCGGCGAACTGAAAACCCGCGATCCCCGTTGCTAGGATATCGTCCAATAATGAGATGTTCGCGTTAGCGCTCATATCTCCGTGCGGGTGGAATATCGTCGGAAGAGCAAGGACCCTGGCGGTCCTGTTCAATCGGGCCAGGCCGGGCATTGTATAGGTTCGGAAAGCCTCCGGCCCGAAAATGTCCGGATTATCAGAGGCCGCGGCAATGAAGGCGCAGTCCAGAGATGCGGCGGAATCCACTGCCCGCAGGTATTCATCACCCAGTTCGGTAGCGTAGTTAACGTATTCCCCGGCCAGCCCAGGATCGAACTGCATGTCCAAGGCCAGATTTTCTATCCCGCGGAGTAACGCCGCCTTGGTCAACGGTCCCTCCAGGTTGCAGACCACGGCCGTGGTATCGCCCAATGATCCAGCCACCTGCGCGTAGCACTTCAAGACGTTCGGGAATGGACCATCCCGTTTTAGGTCCAAGAGATCGAAGGAAGGGTCGTTGGTGCTCTGAAATGGATGCACCACAACGCTAGGTATGCCCCATTCCGGAAACCGTACCTGGCCGCCCAATAGTTCGATCTCCATACCTACGTAATGGATGCATCCCACCACCGCATCCTGGTCCAAGCGGTGTTGCAGGGCGATGATCGAACGGGATGCTTTGTCCGCATCGTACATCCCGGCGCAAACCTCGGGAGTGGTAAGTCCCGATTCATCCAATCCCAAGGTCAGGTCCCTGAGGAATATCGGCGCCCGGTCCGGCGTCCTTCGTCCCAGGGAGGTGAGGAACCTTTCCTTTCCGTTCATTTGCCTCATACCTCAATCCTTCAGCAGGAAGCTCAGCTCCACATGCGCCATAACATCCGGTAAGGCCGTTATCTTCCCGAAGTCCAGAAGGACCTGGGCGGTCATGTTCATGCTGAGCACGTCGGTCTCGTTAAAACCGACCTCGAAGAACTGCATTGCACTGCAGCGAGACTGGTCAGCGATTGAGAGGCCGGTTCGGGAGGCGCATATTTCCATGGCGTCGTCCCAGTTCTCCATTATGAACTGATTGCTCTGGTCCAAAGCCTTCACGACCGCTTTTATGGCTTCCGGTCTATCGTTCAAGGCCTTCTCCGAGGCCACCAGCACGATGGGGAAAGTGCTCCCCAATCCTGAGGAGTTGCCCAACTCGTGCACATCGTCCCCGCAAAGGTTCTCGGTGTTCACCGCCCAAGGTTCGCTACCCACCATGGCATCGATCTGGTGGAAGGCCATCGCTTCTGGGATGTTGGACGGGGCCATGGGTACAATGGTGATGTTGTCCGCATTCACCCCGTTCACCTCGCACCATTGCAGGAAAGCCCCATGGCTACTGGAGGTCTCCTGCAGTCCGACCTTCTTTCCTTCCAGGTCCTTAGGCTCAAGGATAAGGTTCCAGGCAATGATGCGATGCATCCCCGCTGCCCCTATGAAACGAGCTACGATCTTAGCACCTGTGACCTTGGTGATCACTTGCACCGCCGGGGCATCGCCCATGGCCGCTAGGTCGGCCGATCCGGTGATGAGCGCCTCAGCCGCCAGGATGCCGCCGGTGACCAGTTTGGTGCTGACGTTCAATCCATGATCGGCGAACATGCCTTCTTCGTTGGCCACGATCAACGTCTCGTAGTTTACTTTCTCCGAATAGGCGATGGTAATGTCCATATCGCCCTTCGAGGGGGGAAGTAGCAGGAAGGCCGCACCCAAAGCGGATATGATCACTACGACCCCTATCAATAATGTCAGATATTTTCGTTGTACCATCTTAGGTCACCTTGTCAAAATTTATGAACGAAACACTGGGGGCGCTCTGGGCGCAGGAGCACACCTGCAGACATCTGATCATTTCCTCCTTTAACCTGACCATCTCCGGG
The sequence above is a segment of the Methanomassiliicoccales archaeon genome. Coding sequences within it:
- the pdhA gene encoding pyruvate dehydrogenase (acetyl-transferring) E1 component subunit alpha; its protein translation is MLTDEFDPLKGEMLRVMDEEGAVDRSLMPKLSKEVLIKAYRTMVLTRMADDKAVKLQRQGKLGAYPPSRGQEASQIGPAMALKEGDWLLWAFREMGGLLWKGIPLSTLYLYWMGNELGNVYPEGSNVTPSVVPVASQIPHAVGIAYASKLRKEKIVTLAYFGDGATSEGEFHEGLNFAGVFKTPNVFVCQNNQFAISTRRERQSASPTLAQKAVAYGFPGILVDGNDILAMYAAAKEAVDRARKGKGPTLIESYTYRMSDHTTSDDWRKYRTKEEVDTWQRKDPLSRFAKYLKAEGVLSDEGEIEKEMSKVIEEAVAAAEAVPAPSRKDVFEHTYAEMPPYLKWQMGPGGERR
- the lipA gene encoding lipoyl synthase → MPSLDLDGKPPWLRIKGLSTSNSSEVRRMLSSGLRTVCDSSRCPNLGECWGSGHATFMILGERCTRNCRFCAIPSGRPEGGVDEGEPERLAEAVRSLGLKHVVITSVTRDDLEDGGAGIFAAVVRNIRWMVPDTSVEVLIPDLQGDKEGLEKVVSSSPDVLGHNLETVRSLQWVRDPKASYERSLDVLQMAKWFDPSSLTKSSLMLGLGEQREEIRQAMLDLLSAKVDLLTLGQYLPPLGSSLPLDRYVHPSEFDELRAMARSLGFKGVMAGPLVRSSYKALDLMREAGAGRC
- a CDS encoding uroporphyrinogen decarboxylase family protein, whose protein sequence is MNGKERFLTSLGRRTPDRAPIFLRDLTLGLDESGLTTPEVCAGMYDADKASRSIIALQHRLDQDAVVGCIHYVGMEIELLGGQVRFPEWGIPSVVVHPFQSTNDPSFDLLDLKRDGPFPNVLKCYAQVAGSLGDTTAVVCNLEGPLTKAALLRGIENLALDMQFDPGLAGEYVNYATELGDEYLRAVDSAASLDCAFIAAASDNPDIFGPEAFRTYTMPGLARLNRTARVLALPTIFHPHGDMSANANISLLDDILATGIAGFQFAERNDPRKLLDLMGGRIALMGGIDAFSTLLLGPEEKIIDETEAYLHLFQPWTGYVFMCSCSLHRGMPLENVEIMMRCARNYGVEKGI
- a CDS encoding ABC transporter substrate-binding protein, which gives rise to MVQRKYLTLLIGVVVIISALGAAFLLLPPSKGDMDITIAYSEKVNYETLIVANEEGMFADHGLNVSTKLVTGGILAAEALITGSADLAAMGDAPAVQVITKVTGAKIVARFIGAAGMHRIIAWNLILEPKDLEGKKVGLQETSSSHGAFLQWCEVNGVNADNITIVPMAPSNIPEAMAFHQIDAMVGSEPWAVNTENLCGDDVHELGNSSGLGSTFPIVLVASEKALNDRPEAIKAVVKALDQSNQFIMENWDDAMEICASRTGLSIADQSRCSAMQFFEVGFNETDVLSMNMTAQVLLDFGKITALPDVMAHVELSFLLKD